The following coding sequences lie in one Spinacia oleracea cultivar Varoflay chromosome 1, BTI_SOV_V1, whole genome shotgun sequence genomic window:
- the LOC110786834 gene encoding uncharacterized protein gives MGGFRWVRPEVYPLFASVGVAVGICGFQLVRNICGNPEVRVIKEKRAAGILDNFAEGEKYAQHSLRKFVRNKSPEIMPGLNSFFSDPQ, from the exons ATGGGCGGCTTCCGATGGGTCAGACCCGAG GTTTACCCTCTGTTTGCTTCGGTTGGTGTAGCCGTCGGAATTTGTGGGTTTCAGCTCGTCCGGAATATCTGCGGTAACCCTGAAGTCAG GGTGATTAAGGAAAAGCGAGCTGCTGGAATCCTTGATAATTTTGCAGAGGGAGAGAAATATGCACAGCATTCTCTCAGGAAGTTTGTGCGCAACAAGAGCCCTGAAATTATGCCAGGTCTTAACAGCTTCTTCAGTGACCCACAGTGA